The DNA window GCGAGACAAAGCTGCGCTGCTGCTCAAAGGCCCGCTGCAACCGCCGGAGCAAATCGTTGACGTTGATGGCCAGCCGGGCAATCTCGTCCTGCCGATTGCCTTCATCGAGTCGCTGTTGCAGATTTCCCGCCGTGATGGTCGTCACCTGCTCGTTTAGCTGACTGATGGGTCGCAGCGACTGACCCGCGAAGAAAATGCCCAGCCCGATCGTGATGCTTATGCCGACGAATAGTCCCCATCCGAGTGTCAGTTGAAGGTTCTCCAGTTTACTGCGCCCAAACTCATCGTAAGCCGACGCCAGAATAACCAGGTCGCGTCCGTTCTGTCGGTACAGTAGCCCCACCAGTTCGTTACTGCCGCTGTGGGTTTCGATATCTTTTTCCCGGCGAACTTCGGCCAGCAAGGCTGGCGAGTAATCAATCACCTGATCGTCGACACTGCTGTATATTAACCGGTTATGCTGGTCAAACACCAGTACTTTTTCGTTGAACAGAGCCGTCAGGGTGTTGCGATCGATGATCTTGAGCAAATCCCGGTCGACCTCCTTGACTTCCACCAGAAACCGCACCGTCGTCCGCCCTTTGTTTTTCAGCCGGTCGTAGAATTCCTCGCGCCGGTAGGTGGCCGACACAACGTAGATCACGACGGAAAAGACGATCAGAATCGACGCGACGATCAGCGAAAACTGGAGCGCGATGCGGTTGCGAATGGTCATGCTTCTTCCTTTAACACGTACCCCATGCCGGGGCGGGTATGAATCAGCTTCGGCTCGAAATCACGGTCGATCTTCTTGCGCAGGTAGTTGATGTACACCTCGACCACGTTGGTGCCCGTGTCGAAGTTCAGATCCCAGACGGCTTCGGCAATGTCGGGTTTCGACAGCACGCGCCCCCGGTTCCGCAGCAGGTATTCGAGCAGGGCGAATTCGCGGGCGGTCAGGTCGATGGTTGTGTTGTTGCGCCGAACCTCTTTCCGGGCCAGATCGACGGTCAGGTTGGCCAGTTGCAGGATGGTTTCGGCGGGGTCGGCCACGTCGCCGAGCAGGGCCGACCGACGCAGGCAGGTTGCCACGCGGGCGATGAGTTCACGGAAGTCGAACGGTTTCACCAGATAATCGTCGGCCCCCAGTGCCAGCCCTTCGACTTTGTCGTCGATTTCGTCCAGCGCGGTGAGCAGAATAATCGGCAGATGCGGCCGTTCGGCCCGGACAGACCGACACACTTCAAAGCCGTTGATGCCCGGCAGGTTGATATCCAGAATCAGCAAATCGATTCCCGGTTGCAGGGCCATTTGCCGCCCGTTGATACCCTCATAAACGACCTCCGTTGCGTACCCCTCCTGCTGAAGCCCCCGGCTGATATTCTGGGCGATGCGCCGGTCGTCTTCGATAATCAGGATTTTTTTCATGGCTACGTAGTAAACGTAGAGACGCGACCGGTCCGGCCTTCGCACCTCTACCTGGTCGGTACGCGCCACTCGCTGCTTGCGCTGCTTGGCTGCCGACGCATACGCACGGTTTTGCGCAGACTGGCAAAGACGCCCGTCGAATTGTAAAACAGCTGACCCTGATCGTAAGCCACCGACGCCGACAGGTCGCAGTCGCCCAGCACAGGCAGCGTCAGCGGTGAACTGGCCGACAGGATACCCGAAAACTGGTTGGTGTTGGCCGGATACGGGGAATCATATGTACCCAGATTCTGGCTGTACGACAGTTTCATCTGCCACTGCACCCGCTGCGCCACCCGCCCCGACAGGCCGCCGTGCCACAGCGCCACCCGGTTGTTGACGATAGCCCGGCCGGTGCGCAGGTTAGGCCGCACGTCGGTCTGGGGCGTCAGGAAGGGCGTGCCGATAGTGTGGTTCTCATAAATCCACCCGTCCTGATACTGCCCGTGGTTGAAGTAATTAACCTTACCCCGCCGTTGCGGATCGTTGATAACGAACTCCGGTCCGCCCTGACTTTTCGAGTAAAAGAACTCAAACAGCACATTGTCGAGCGTCAGAAACCCGTCGCCGGGTTGATTATTGCGCAGGCGGATACCGTTCAGTCCGTCGGCAATGCTGGTCAGGTAAAAAATCGATCCCGACTCAACCAGGCTCTGCCGGTACATCAACAGGTTGAATGAACCGATGTTGACATCCGCGCCGACGTCGATAGAGCCCAGGTGATTACCCACCCGGTTGTCGACGTCGATTTCCGTCAGGTTAGGATCTATCGTGAAATCGGGGTACGCCTGCGCCGATACGACATACTGATACGCCCGCAGGCTCGATGGCAGATAACCCTTGTTAGCCAGTCCGGAGGGCAGCGACGGTGCATAACCACCCCACTGCACCTGGTGGTTTACACCACCGTAGAGCCGGAATGCCCAGGAAGGTTTGCCAAGTCGTACGTACAATGTTTTCTGATGCAGGTACGAGTTCCGCACGATCAGCTCACGGCCCGACGCGTCTTTGTTGGCAAACCAGCCGTGGTTGTAGATGGCGTTGAAGGCCAGCACCCCTTTGAAAATGGGCACGTAGCCGATGGTGCCGAACTGAATTTTGGGCAGCGGCAGCGCATTCCCCGACCAGATATACGAACCCGACGTCAGCAGCGTATCGCACAGGCCCACAATCTGCCGACGCCGACCCGCAAACAGTTCGAACTTGCCAAACCGTATACCAGCGTAGGCTTCGGGTAGCAGCACCTTCCCGTTGAGACCGGAGTTAGCCACCACGTCGAGGCCGTAGTTCCAGCCAAACTTCGGACGGGTGGTCGTGCTGTCTGGGGCGTTTCCGTTGTGGTCGCCCCAGATACCGGCGCGGATAGTTCCCGCCGATCCGGCCAACGGCACCGCGCCCCACTGATTCGAGCGCAGCCAGAACGGCATCTGCGCCCCATTGACGCCGTAGCCCCCACCTCAACCCGAACGGTCGTTGCATTGGGCGTAACGGGGTCGTAGGGCGTATATGACTGTGCGTATTGGGCGTGTAGTGCCGGAGTAGCCAGGCCAAAAGCAGCCAGTAATGCGATAAGTGCCCTGCCTGCCTGTCTGTCGCGTTGTGTGGTCGACGCGCCATCGGCCACGTCGGGAGTAAGTTTCCGTACTAGTCGTTTTTGCATTCGTTTGTTTGTCGCCTGCCCAACCGGCCCACCTGTCGACAAGACCGGGGCCGCAAGAAGCATCCGTTCGGCCGAACCATCAATTTCAACCGCCAATCTACGGGATTAAACGTCAATTAAACCTAAATAATATCCGTTCAAACAAAACTCGTTTAAACAAATATCAGTTATACCTTTGCGCCACCACAACGATCATGCACAAGAATTATCGCAATGAACACCAGCGCCTGATCGGCAACCTCCACCGGACCGACGGCTATATTTTCAACCATTTTTCGCAGAAACTGGCCCCGTTCGACCTGTCGGTTCAACAATACATAGTACTACGGCTATTGTCGTACGAGTACCCTAACAGCCTGTCGGCGGGGGAATTGAAAGAGCGAATGACCGACATGAACTCCGACGTCACCCGCCTGACCGACCGGCTGGTTGCCAAGAACCTGATTGTGCGGGAAATCGACCCGCAGAACCGCCGGCGTGTGAACCTGCGACTGACCGAGGAATCGAAACAGTTTGTCGATACGGTAGCCGTCGAGTTCAGCGATTTTGAATCCATCGTCAGCCACCTGACCGATGATGAAGTGACTACCCTGAATACACTCCTGGATAAAATCAGAAACAAACCACAATGAAACAGTACGTAATTGGAGCCGGTTTGTGGCTTACGCTGCTGGGTGGTGCCATCGCCCAGCCCAGCCCGGCGGTGATGCCGCTCGACAAAGCCATTCAGACCGCTCTGCAAAACAACAAGGGTATCCGGCTGGCCGACACCCGCACGCTGGCGGCCGAAGCCCGGTCGCAGGAAGCCAAAGACCGGAGCCTGCCCACGGCAACGGCGCAGCTGGCTTATTCGCGCTACAGCCTGACGGGTCCGTTTGCTTTCGGCGAAGGCAGCGACGGCAAACCGCTATTCGGCATCCCGGCGGGGGCCTTCAACGCCACCATCGGGGGCGCTACGATCAGCAAGGAAATCTTCGGCGGCTTCGCGGAAAAGTCGGCAGAGAAATCGGCCGAACTACTCGCCAAAGCCAGTCGGCTCGACGCGCAGCGTAACCGTTCGGAACTGGTTTATACCGTCACGGACGCGTACTACAACATCGTCAAGCTGATTCGGTCAACGACGGTCATCGAGCAGAACATCAGGCAGTTCGACGAGCGCGAACGCGAAGCCCGGAATCTGGAAAAAGAAGGCGTCGTGACGGCCAATGAGGTACTGAAGATTCAGTTGCAGAAAAATAACCTCAACCTGAGCCGCCTGCAAGTCGACAAGGCCCGGCAAACGGCCCTATATAACTTCAACCTGCTGCTTGGCCTCCCCGACGATCAGTCCGTTGCGGTCGACACGACGCTGGCTAATCCGGCGGCTGTTACGCAGCAACTGAGTACGTTTCTGACGCAGGCGCAACAGACCCGGCCCGAAACGGAAGCCAATTCGCTGCGGGTACAGTCGGCACAGGAGCAGCTACGCAACACGAAAAGCGGTATGTATCCGCACTTCGGGGTATCGGCAGGCTACAACTACATCA is part of the Spirosoma rhododendri genome and encodes:
- a CDS encoding HAMP domain-containing sensor histidine kinase, which gives rise to MTIRNRIALQFSLIVASILIVFSVVIYVVSATYRREEFYDRLKNKGRTTVRFLVEVKEVDRDLLKIIDRNTLTALFNEKVLVFDQHNRLIYSSVDDQVIDYSPALLAEVRREKDIETHSGSNELVGLLYRQNGRDLVILASAYDEFGRSKLENLQLTLGWGLFVGISITIGLGIFFAGQSLRPISQLNEQVTTITAGNLQQRLDEGNRQDEIARLAINVNDLLRRLQRAFEQQRSFVSQTSHELRTPLAALKSEIQLGLLHPLTVAEHETILQNLLSDADRLIGLTNSLLQLARTLETIDLLPLHPIRTDDSLFAARDELTTARPSYQIAIDYGNIPESETETLVAGNEELLKQVFSNLLDNACKYSADHTARVRISTDATHCRIAVSDRGIGMTEAEIARIFEPFYRAETALGYPGFGIGLSITARLIDLHHGTLTVESAPGQGSTFTVSLPHL
- a CDS encoding response regulator, with the protein product MKKILIIEDDRRIAQNISRGLQQEGYATEVVYEGINGRQMALQPGIDLLILDINLPGINGFEVCRSVRAERPHLPIILLTALDEIDDKVEGLALGADDYLVKPFDFRELIARVATCLRRSALLGDVADPAETILQLANLTVDLARKEVRRNNTTIDLTAREFALLEYLLRNRGRVLSKPDIAEAVWDLNFDTGTNVVEVYINYLRKKIDRDFEPKLIHTRPGMGYVLKEEA
- a CDS encoding capsule assembly Wzi family protein; translation: MPFWLRSNQWGAVPLAGSAGTIRAGIWGDHNGNAPDSTTTRPKFGWNYGLDVVANSGLNGKVLLPEAYAGIRFGKFELFAGRRRQIVGLCDTLLTSGSYIWSGNALPLPKIQFGTIGYVPIFKGVLAFNAIYNHGWFANKDASGRELIVRNSYLHQKTLYVRLGKPSWAFRLYGGVNHQVQWGGYAPSLPSGLANKGYLPSSLRAYQYVVSAQAYPDFTIDPNLTEIDVDNRVGNHLGSIDVGADVNIGSFNLLMYRQSLVESGSIFYLTSIADGLNGIRLRNNQPGDGFLTLDNVLFEFFYSKSQGGPEFVINDPQRRGKVNYFNHGQYQDGWIYENHTIGTPFLTPQTDVRPNLRTGRAIVNNRVALWHGGLSGRVAQRVQWQMKLSYSQNLGTYDSPYPANTNQFSGILSASSPLTLPVLGDCDLSASVAYDQGQLFYNSTGVFASLRKTVRMRRQPSSASSEWRVPTR
- a CDS encoding MarR family winged helix-turn-helix transcriptional regulator, whose amino-acid sequence is MHKNYRNEHQRLIGNLHRTDGYIFNHFSQKLAPFDLSVQQYIVLRLLSYEYPNSLSAGELKERMTDMNSDVTRLTDRLVAKNLIVREIDPQNRRRVNLRLTEESKQFVDTVAVEFSDFESIVSHLTDDEVTTLNTLLDKIRNKPQ
- a CDS encoding TolC family protein, which gives rise to MKQYVIGAGLWLTLLGGAIAQPSPAVMPLDKAIQTALQNNKGIRLADTRTLAAEARSQEAKDRSLPTATAQLAYSRYSLTGPFAFGEGSDGKPLFGIPAGAFNATIGGATISKEIFGGFAEKSAEKSAELLAKASRLDAQRNRSELVYTVTDAYYNIVKLIRSTTVIEQNIRQFDEREREARNLEKEGVVTANEVLKIQLQKNNLNLSRLQVDKARQTALYNFNLLLGLPDDQSVAVDTTLANPAAVTQQLSTFLTQAQQTRPETEANSLRVQSAQEQLRNTKSGMYPHFGVSAGYNYINPSARLIPQASSFVSAWNVGAGLSYNIGSLYNMKGRLNTAKNSIDQATIQSQQQADQIRSEVVTAYNNYQLALEQQSVIRTAVGQAQENYRLTESRFRNGLVGSTDLLEADSFLLQAQLNVINATVDAQLAYQRLLKATGTNL